One stretch of Ananas comosus cultivar F153 linkage group 6, ASM154086v1, whole genome shotgun sequence DNA includes these proteins:
- the LOC109711735 gene encoding uncharacterized protein LOC109711735: MGYDAMANCASANASIPRDISKKKKGNRSAKLKQCKLDARREQWLSQVKSKDGKASSAGSPASTASPPRPQMVKSDLAIRLREEEQDGSDLPQEMSSDLDSPIQSPNSRSYDDRSRKRSPADGSNSGSSGSWSSQRSINFLEDEDGGNGDNWEAVADALSAINSQNRQTATVAVDTTGPTASHVAICAPSGRPPLKPEPVWGAPGAWRPDDAFRPQSLPSILKQGGFASSMGRLRGAVSEKGILPLPLSCPICCEDFDLTDSSFCPCSCGFRLCLFCHKRILEEDGRCPGCRKQYDHIPSGSIDVNAAVPILPMQLLRSCSMNARY; this comes from the exons aTGGGGTACGATGCCATGGCGAACTGCGCCTCGGCGAATGCTTCGATCCCACGAGACAtctccaagaagaagaag GGCAATCGCTCGGCGAAATTGAAGCAATGTAAGCTCGATGCGAGGCGCGAGCAGTGGCTCTCTCAAG TGAAGAGCAAGGATGGAAAAGCATCAAGTGCGGGATCTCCCGCCTCCACCGCATCTCCGCCCCGCCCGCAAATGGTGAAGAGTGATTTGGCGATCAGGTTGAGAGAGGAGGAGCAGGACGGATCGGACCTCCCACAGGAAATGAGTAGTGATTTGGATTCCCCGATCCAAAGCCCCAATTCTCGATCCTATGATGATCGGTCTCGTAAGAGAAGTCCCGCCGATGGTTCTAACAGTGGGAGCAGCGGCAGCTGGTCCAGCCAGAGAAGCATTAACTTTCTCGAAGACGAGGACGGAGGGAATGGTGACAATTGGGAAGCGGTCGCAGATGCGCTATCAGCCATCAACAGCCAAAACCGTCAAACCGCCACCGTCGCGGTGGATACCACAGGGCCCACGGCTTCCCATGTCGCCATATGTGCTCCTTCAGGTCGGCCCCCGTTGAAGCCAGAGCCTGTGTGGGGCGCACCCGGAGCGTGGAGGCCCGACGATGCTTTCCGTCCTCAGAGCTTGCCCAGTATATTGAAACAGGGAGGCTTTGCTTCAAGCATGGGGAGGCTTCGCGGAGCGGTTAGTGAGAAGGGCATATTGCCTCTGCCTTTGTCTTGCCCCATTTGCTGCGAGGACTTTGATTTGACTGATTCGAGCTTCTGCCCATGTTCTTGTGGATTCCGCCTCTGCCTATTTTGTCACAAGAGGATTCTCGAGGAGGATGGGCGGTGCCCTGGGTGCAGGAAACAGTATGATCACATACCGAGTGGGTCGATTGATGTTAATGCAGCAGTGCCTATATTACCGATGCAATTGCTCCGATCCTGTAGCATGAATGCTAGATACTAA
- the LOC109711733 gene encoding DExH-box ATP-dependent RNA helicase DExH15 chloroplastic: MHSLAPPPPSHSSSSSLFLSPFVPLPFFYRPFRDLGFRRSKTLGPSNARRLLLLPLSRKNPSDVASPLKNQFSDGEEEEEEEEEEDDDEDDDDGEAAEEYDVGVLLDGSEEEGEEREGGSGELDVAPGPSPRSEEHKSHRVERLITEVREFGQEIIDFEELAGIYDFPVDKFQRLAIQAFLRGSSVVVSAPTSSGKTLIAEAAAVATVARGRRLFYTTPLKALSNQKFRDFRRTFGERNVGLLTGDSAVNKDAPILIMTTEILRNMLYQSVGMVSSESRLFHVDVIVLDEVHYLSDISRGTVWEEIVIYCPNEVQLICLSATVANPDELAGWIGQIHGKTELVTSTKRPVPLIWHFSLKNSLYPLLDEKGKKMNRKLSVDYLQLASSRNESYDEKGRRRFRMGKSEQGFNGTFRLSRQAQLSKNDINTIRRSQVPQIRDTLSHLRAKDMLPAIWFIFSRRGCDAAVQYLEDCKLLNECEVGEVELELKRFRMLYPDAVREVSVKGLLHGVAAHHAGCLPLWKSFIEELFQRGLVKVVFATETLAAGINMPARTAIISSLSKRAEAGRTLLSPNELFQMAGRAGRRGIDKVGHAVLLQTPYEGAEECCELLFSGLEPLVSQFTASYGMVLNLLAGSKLTHKLKEQGGVKALHSGRTLEEARKLVEQSFGNYVGSNVMLAAKEELTKIKYEIEFLSSEITDDSIDRKCQEQLSQQEYSEISVLQDEIRVEKRLRTELRRKMELERMTAWKPLLEEFERGHLPFMCLQYKDKEAVQHVIPAVFIGQFNSFSAPKIMEALGVDSSVPDKLEFDSGDVEDRYCRPTYYVALSSDNSWYIFTEKWVKMVYRTGLPTASLVEGDPLPREALKQLLMKEELQWERLAGSEFGSLWCAEGSLDTWSWSLNVPVLSSLSEDDEVRYLSQAYQDAVESYKEQRRKVSRLKKKITNTKGFKEFKKIIDMRNFTKEKIERLEARSRRLTRRLEQIEPTGWREFLQISKVIQEARALDINTHVIYPLGETAAAIRGENELWLAMILRNKVLLELKPAQLAAVCGSLVSEGIKLRPWKSNSYIYEPSPVVIDVVNHLEEQRNSLIQIQEKYGVKISCELDSQFSGMVEAWASGLTWREIMMDCAMDEGDFARLLRRTIDLLAQIPKLPDIDPLVQRNALLASNVMDRTPISELAG, encoded by the exons ATGCACTCTCTCGCTCCACCCCCGCcctctcattcttcttcttcctccctcttcctctctcccttCGTCCCCCTCCCCTTCTTCTACCGCCCCTTccgagatctagggtttcggcgCTCGAAAACCCTCGGACCTTCTAATGCGAggaggctcctcctcctccccctttcTCGCAAGAACCCCTCCGACGTCGCCTCGCCCCTCAAGAACCAGTTCTCCGATggcgaagaggaggaggaggaggaggaggaggaggacgacgacgaagacgacgacgatggAGAGGCCGCGGAGGAGTACGACGTTGGCGTATTGCTTGACGGATCGGAGGAGGAAGGCGAGGAAAGAGAAGGGGGGAGTGGCGAGCTCGACGTTGCGCCGGGACCATCCCCTCGATCCGAGGAGCATAAATCGCATAGGGTGGAGAGGTTGATCACGGAAGTGAGAGAATTTGGTCAGGAAATAATTGATTTCGAGGAGCTCGCCGGGATTTATGATTTCCCCGTTGATAAATTCCAG CGGTTGGCAATCCAAGCTTTTCTAAGAGGCTCATCTGTTGTAGTTTCTGCACCGACGAGCAGTGGGAAGACTCTAATTGCAGAAGCTGCAGCAGTAGCTACTGTTGCTAGAGGAAGGCGGCTTTTCTACACGACACCCTTGAAGGCTTTGTCAAATCAGAAGTTCCGTGATTTCAG GAGGACTTTTGGCGAACGTAATGTTGGCCTTCTAACCGGAGATTCTGCAGTCAACAAAGATGCACCAATACTTATAATGACTACAGAGATTTTGCGCAACATGCTCTATCAAAG TGTTGGTATGGTTTCTTCTGAGAGTAGATTGTTTCATGTTGATGTGATTGTTTTGGATGAAGTACATTACCTCAGTGACATATCTCGTGGCACAGTATGGGAAGAGATT GTCATATACTGCCCGAATGAAGTCCAGCTTATTTGTCTATCCGCAACGGTTGCAAATCCTGATGAACTGGCTGGTTGGATAGGGCAG ATCCATGGTAAAACAGAGTTGGTGACATCCACCAAACGACCAGTTCCACTTATCTGGCACTTCTCATTAAAGAATTCGCTATATCCACTTCTTgatgaaaaaggaaagaaaatgaataG GAAGTTGTCAGTTGATTATTTGCAACTTGCTTCTTCAAGAAATGAATCATATGATGAGAAAGGAAGAAGGAGGTTTAGAATGGGTAAATCTGAGCAAGGCTTCAATGGCACCTTTCGCCTATCTAGACAGGCACAATTGTCAAAGAATGACATTAATACTATACGCCGTTCACAA GTTCCTCAAATACGTGATACTCTATCGCATCTTAGGGCCAAGGATATGCTTCCAGCTATTTGGTTTATATTCAGCAGGAGAGGATGTGATGCTGCTGTTCAATACCTTGAGGATTGCAAGCTTTTAAATGAGTGTGAGGTTGGTGAAGTTGAACTCGAACTTAAGAGGTTTCGTATGCTGTATCCTGATGCTGTTAGAGAAGTTTCTGTGAAAGGCCTTTTGCATGGAGTTGCTGCACATCACGCTGGTTGCTTACCACTATGGAAGTCATTCATCGAAGAACTGTTTCAGCGTGGCCTTGTTAAAGTTGTCTTTGCGACTGAAACACTCGCTGCTGGGATTAATATGCCTGCAAGGACAGCTATAATTTCTTCTCTTAGCAAGAGAGCTGAAGCTGGACGCACACTTTTAAGCCCAAATGAACTGTTTCAGATGGCAGGGCGGGCTGGAAGAAGAGGTATTGATAAGGTCGGGCATGCAGTTCTCCTTCAGACTCCATATGAAGGAGCCGAAGAGTGCTGCGAGCTTCTCTTTTCAGGGCTTGAACCACTTGTTTCACAATTTACTGCTTCATATGGAATGGTTTTGAATCTCCTTGCT ggttcaaagcttactcATAAATTGAAAGAGCAAGGTGGAGTGAAGGCTTTGCATTCTGGAAGAACACTTGAAGAAGCTCGAAAATTAGTGGAGCAAAGCTTTGGAAATTATGTTGGCAGCAATGTCATGCTTGCTGCCAAAGAAGAgcttacaaaaataaaatatgaaattgaaTTTCTTTCTTCGGAAATTACGGATGATTCCATTGACAGGAAATGCCAAGAGCAGTTATCACAGCAAGAATACTCTGAGATTTCTGTTCTGCAGGATGAAATAAGA GTGGAGAAGCGATTGCGGACTGAACTCAGAAGAAAGATGGAACTAGAGAGAATGACTGCATGGAAGCCACTGTTGGAAGAGTTTGAAAGAGGCCACCTTCCATTCATGTGTTTGCAGTACAAAGATAAAGAAGCAGTTCAACATGTTATCCCTGCTGTTTTTATTGGACAGTTCAACTCCTTTTCTGCTCCAAAGATAATGGAAGCG CTCGGTGTAGATTCTTCTGTACCTGATAAATTGGAGTTCGATTCTGGAGACGTAGAGGATAGATATTGCAGGCCAACTTATTACGTGGCTCTAAGTTCGGACAACTCATGGTATATCTTTACAGAAAAATGGGTTAAAATGGTTTATAGGACAGGTCTACCCACAGCCTCTTTGGTTGAGGGTGATCCGTTACCTAGAGAAGCTTTGAAGCAGCTTTTAATGAAGGAAGAACTGCAATGGGAAAGGCTTGCAGGTTCTGAGTTTGGGTCCTTATGGTGTGCAGAAGGATCTCTTGATACATGGTCTTGGAGTCTTAATGTTCCAGTACTAAGCAGCCTTTCAGAAGATGATGAG GTGAGATATTTGTCCCAAGCATACCAAGATGCTGTAGAAAGCTACAAGGAGCAAAGGAGAAAGGTTTCACGGTTGAAGAAAAAGATCACAAATACTAAAGGgtttaaagaatttaaaaagattATTGATATGAGAAATTTCACGAAGGAGAAGATTGAACGCTTGGAAGCTAGATCCCGTCGTTTAACTAGAAGGTTAGAGCAAATTGAACCTACTGGTTGGAGAGAATTTCTTCAG ATCAGCAAAGTAATACAAGAAGCCCGAGCTCTAGATATCAACACCCATGTTATATACCCTCTGGGAGAAACAGCTGCAGCAATCCGGGGAGAAAATGAACTTTGGCTCGCTATGATTCTTAGAAATAAAGTTCTCTTAGAATTAAAACCAGCACAACTTGCAGCAGTATGTGGAAGTTTGGtctcagaaggaattaaacttcgGCCTTGGAAATCTAATAG CTATATATATGAACCATCCCCTGTTGTAATTGATGTTGTAAACCATTTAGAGGAGCAAAGGAACTCTCTTATACAAATCCAAGAGAAATATGGGGTAAAG ATATCCTGCGAATTAGATAGCCAATTCTCTGGAATGGTTGAGGCTTGGGCCTCTGGTTTGACTTGGAGGGAGATAATGATGGACTGTGCGATGGATGAAGGAGACTTCGCGCGACTTCTACGGCGGACGATCGATCTATTGGCTCAG ATTCCAAAGTTGCCAGACATTGATCCGCTTGTCCAGAGAAATGCACTACTTGCGTCAAATGTAATGGACCGCACACCCATAAGTGAGCTTGCTGGATGA
- the LOC109711995 gene encoding uncharacterized protein LOC109711995, producing MSRHLRAFSPPHLSPPPTPRPMAAAPRALALSRSRQHHHHSPLFPPPQRPALFSYPRLLPLRRTPIHRRNPSLLLLPLSPSEPLLCCVVSGGGGGGGLADEFVSLRRQGGGAASRREFAALRDVLLRIEPLDTAVVGKGVSAPARDSMKRTISDMLGLLPSAQFDIWIRVSKERLHDILRSSIITGYTLWNAEYRMLLTKNFESSNGSREATAGSGDSFVAPDPANKDRKGAKELQDAYSGDELISRESLGDLSPAALSYIKQLESELVSVEKELGAQNKEKMKLERSKENNNDLLKYLRSLHPEMVCELSQPSSVEIEEIIRRLVQCTLQKTFDGGDQRLSQYSSILKAGSDHSCFVNQSMVCTSRDHLAKLLYWCMLLGHHLRGLEYRLQLSCVVGLV from the exons ATGAGTCGACATCTGAGAGCTTTCTCTCCACCTCATCTCTCTCCGCCGCCTACTCCGCGCCCCATGGCGGCCGCCCCGAGAGCCCTCGCGCTCTCGCGTTCCCGCCAACACCACCACCACTCCCCGCTCTTCCCGCCACCCCAGCGCCCTGCCCTCTTCTCTTATCcccgcctcctccccctccgacGCACTCCCATCCACCGGCGAAACCctagcctcctcctcctccccctctccccctccgaGCCCCTGCTCTGCTGCGtcgtctccggcggcggcggaggcggaggcctCGCCGACGAGTTCGTCTCCCTCCGGCGAcagggcggcggcgccgcctcccgccgcgaGTTCGCGGCGCTGCGCGACGTGCTCCTCCGCATCGAGCCCCTCGACACCGCCGTCGTGGGGAAGGGCGTGTCGGCCCCCGCTAGGGATTCGATGAAGCGCACCATCTCGGACATGCTCGGATTGCTCCCATCCGCTCAGTTCGATATCTGGATTAGGGTTTCTAAGGAGCGGCTTCACGACATCCTCCGCTCTTCCATCATCACCGG GTATACGTTGTGGAATGCGGAGTATAGGATGTTATTGACTAAGAATTTTGAGAGCTCTAATGGGAGTAGGGAAGCGACGGCTGGTTCTGGTGATAGTTTTGTAGCGCCGGATCCGGCGAACAAAGATAGGAAAGGAGCGAAAGAGCTTCAAGATGCTTACAGTGGTGATGAGTTGATCTCACGTGAGAGTCTCGGAGATTTGTCTCCGGCTGCTTTAAGCTACATAAAACAGTTAGAGTCAGAATTGGTTAGTGTTGAGAAG GAGTTAGGTGCGCAAAAtaaggagaagatgaagctgGAACGAAGCAAAGAAAACAACAATGACCTATTGAAGTATTTGAGGTCATTGCATCCTGAAATG GTCTGTGAATTATCTCAACCTTCATCCGTAGAGATTGAAGAGATTATTCGACGGCTTGTTCAGTGTACATTACAAAAAACCTTTGACGGCGGTGATCAAAGGCTGTCGCAATATTCAAGCATATTAAAAGCCGGCAGTGACCATAGCTGTTTTGTCAATCAGAGTATGGTTTGCACTTCGCGGGATCATCTTGCAAAACTTCTGTATTG GTGTATGCTACTGGGCCATCATTTGAGAGGTTTAGAATACAGGCTGCAACTGAGTTGTGTCGTTGGGTTAGTGTGA
- the LOC109712145 gene encoding formin-like protein 16: MASAIGARPWLLLALLIFSSYSLCFTAAQSNIQTFFPAISTPAFKNPPPPPPPPPPPTISPAQPPISAPPPAPTHKDKDVTKAVVATAASSFALSAIAFFAFYRCTARKKEVRPRENPFAKKGSRVERERPRGSPAHKGVIMDESGLDAIYWREFQREDPKRCPHCARVSDPSGAGRAGGEEGAGERDERRRRRVRDQEMPLIPPGSLNSSSAIFHQELAASNRSSTSSISTATPPPPPPPHARSSSSERTSSSAPPPPGVANSVVPPPSPPLPQPPGRSAPAAAPPPPPLRRAAARTRGAGAPQKKLKPLHWDKVNPANADHSMVXPPPPPPVLPLPPGARAPTPPPPPPPGPRAPPTGVPPPPGARAPPPPPPPRPPSGASKNAAAAAPPPPPLRGAGASSSSSRPPAPPGPGAGAGAPQKKLKPLHWDKVNPANADHSMVWDRITDGSFRFDEDIMEALFGTLVANRKPQNGAGSSNPASSASNAAAATATQICLLDPRKSQNIAIVLRSLAVNRQEILDALLEGRGLSLETLEKLSRLAPTKEEESTVREFDGDPSKLADAESFLFHLLRAVPSPFTRIYAMLFKSNYGTEIAHLKRSLETLESACKELRTRGLFLKLLEAVLKAGNRMNAGTARGNAQAFNLTALCKLSDVKSTDGSTTLLHFVVEEVVRSEGKHCVVNRNYSLRRSGSSIRKGDDSSTAAARKEEREREYMKLGLPVVGGLSTEFASVKKAAGIDYDALIGTCGTLAGRVAEIKKFLSTCSISDGFVKEMRGFVEAADGEIVTVKGEQERILELVKRTTEYYQAGAAKDKSAPPLQLFVIVRDFLGMVDQACVDIARSLQQKKPPQVATASAKGTASPEGSAKGTAMPEGSDSARRIMARFPNLPPHFMSENSPSDSSDEEG; encoded by the exons ATGGCTTCGGCGATCGGAGCTCGTCCATGGCTTCTTCTCGCTCTCCTCATCTTCTCTTCCTACTCCCTATGCTTCACCGCGGCTCAATCGAATATCCAAACCTTCTTCCCCGCCATCTCTACCCCGGCGTTCAAAAAccccccaccgccgccgccgccgcctccgcctccgacgATATCGCCGGCGCAACCTCCGAtatcggcgccgccgccggcgccgacgcACAAGGACAAGGACGTGACGAAGGCGGTGGTCGCCACCGCGGCGAGCAGCTTCGCCCTCTCAGCGATCGCTTTCTTCGCGTTCTACCGGTGCACGGCGAGGAAGAAGGAGGTGAGGCCGCGGGAGAACCCCTTCGCGAAGAAGGGCTCGCGGGTGGAGCGGGAGCGGCCGAGGGGGAGCCCCGCGCACAAGGGCGTGATCATGGACGAGAGCGGGCTCGACGCGATCTACTGGAGGGAGTTCCAGAGGGAGGACCCGAAGAGGTGCCCGCACTGCGCTAGGGTTTCGGATCCATCGGGAGCGGGGAGAGCTGGGGGAGAGGAGGGTGCCGGGGAGCGAGACgagaggcggcggcgccgcgtGCGGGATCAGGAGATGCCGCTGATCCCGCCCGGCTCGCTCAACTCGTCCTCGGCGATCTTCCACCAAGAGTTGGCGGCGTCGAATCGGAGCTCGACCTCATCGATCTCGacggcgacgccgccgccgccgccgccgccgcatgcccgctcgtcgtcgtcggagcGAACATCGAGCTCCGCGCCACCACCGCCGGGGGTCGCCAATTCCGTGGTTCCTCCGCCATCGCCACCACTTCCGCAGCCTCCCGGAAGGTCAGCTCCGGCGgctgcgccgccgccaccgcctctccggagggcggcggcgaggaCCAGAGGGG CGGGGGCGCCGCAGAAGAAGCTGAAGCCGCTGCACTGGGATAAGGTGAACCCGGCGAACGCGGATCATTCAATGGTGTGNccaccgccgccgcctccggtgCTTCCACTTCCTCCGGGGGCTAGGGCGCCaacgccgccgcccccgccaccTCCGGGGCCTAGGGCTCCGCCTACGGGGGTGCCACCGCCACCAGGGGCTAGGGCtccgccaccgcctccgccgccgcggccaccaTCAGGGGCGAGCAAgaacgcggcggcggcggcgccgcctccgccgccgcttaGAGGGGCCGGGGCGTCATCTTCTAGTAGTAGGCCACCGGCTCCGCCAGGGCCGGGGGCGGGAGCGGGGGCGCCGCAGAAGAAGCTGAAGCCGCTGCACTGGGATAAGGTGAACCCGGCGAACGCGGATCATTCAATGGTGTGGGACCGGATCACCGACGGCTCCTTCAG GTTTGATGAGGACATCATGGAGGCCCTCTTCGGCACCTTAGTCGCCAACCGGAAACCCCAAAATGGGGCCGGCTCTTCGAATCCCGCCTCGTCAGCCTCCAATGCtgctgccgccaccgccactCAAATCTGCCTTCTCGATCCCCGCAAGTCACAGAACATTGCTATTGTCCTCCGCTCGCTGGCCGTCAACCGCCAGGAAATCCTGGATGCTCTTCTCGAAGGCCGTGGTCTCAGCCTCGAAACATTAGAGAAGCTCTCACGCCTCGCCCCGACGAAGGAGGAAGAGTCCACAGTCAGAGAGTTCGATGGCGACCCGTCCAAACTCGCCGATGCTGAGTCCTTCCTCTTCCACCTCCTCCGGGCTGTCCCCTCCCCCTTCACCCGCATCTATGCCATGCTCTTCAAATCCAACTACGGGACCGAGATCGCACACCTAAAGCGGTCGCTCGAGACACTGGAATCAGCATGCAAGGAGCTGAGGACACGCGGGCTTTTCTTGAAGCTCCTTGAGGCTGTGCTTAAGGCTGGAAATCGTATGAATGCCGGAACAGCACGTGGGAACGCACAGGCCTTCAACCTGACCGCGCTGTGCAAGCTGTCGGATGTGAAGAGCACCGACGGGAGCACCACACTGCTCCACTTCGTTGTCGAGGAAGTTGTGCGGTCAGAGGGCAAGCACTGTGTCGTCAACCGCAACTACAGCCTCCGGCGATCCGGAAGCAGCATTAGAAAGGGCGACGACAGCAGCACAGCAGCTGCgagaaaggaagaaagggagagagagtacaTGAAGCTAGGGCTCCCTGTAGTCGGAGGCCTGAGCACAGAGTTCGCCAGCGTGAAGAAGGCTGCAGGTATTGACTACGACGCACTCATTGGTACATGCGGCACACTCGCAGGGCGGGTGGCGGAGATCAAGAAGTTCTTGAGCACATGCAGCATTAGCGATGGGTTTGTTAAGGAGATGAGAGGCTTTGTAGAGGCGGCAGACGGAGAGATCGTGACAGTGAAAGGGGAGCAGGAGAGGATTTTGGAGCTTGTAAAGCGGACGACAGAATACTACCAGGCAGGGGCGGCGAAGGACAAATCCGCTCCGCCGCTGCAGCTGTTTGTGATAGTGAGGGACTTCTTAGGGATGGTGGATCAGGCCTGCGTCGATATAGCAAGGAGTCTGCAACAGAAAAAACCGCCGCAGGTAGCAACAGCGTCAGCAAAGGGGACGGCATCCCCAGAGGGTTCGGCGAAGGGGACGGCTATGCCGGAGGGTTCAGATAGTGCACGGAGAATCATGGCGAGGTTTCCGAACTTGCCACCGCATTTCATGTCGGAAAATTCACCATCCGACTCAAGCGACGAGGAGGGGTAA